One window of the Pseudomonadota bacterium genome contains the following:
- a CDS encoding 2-oxoglutarate dehydrogenase E1 component, protein MAAPSEPTFLNGANAPFIAELYYRYLENPGAVDPSWQEFFRGLSDEKGAVEGDLQGASWRPRTERIINGRAQQEAGVIGAGASEAEIRRAALDTVRGRLIVRAHRERGHFLANLDPLGLEKPTPHPELEPSTYGFGPEDMDRRIFIGGPLGIEVGTVAEIFAAGRATYCGHVGVEYMHITDPARRNWIQDRIEGERNHTDFTSRGKRAILERLTAAEMFEKFLGIKYVGTKRFGLDGAESLIPALEQILKRGSQLGLREVVLGMPHRGRLNVLTNFMKKPFKALFSEFQGNPATPEEVQGSGDVKYHLGTSSDREFDGNTVHLSLTANPSHLEAVNPVVEGKVRAKQQQLGDSERKAVMPLLMHGDAAFAGQGLVPETIGLSELRGYKTGGTMHFIVNNQIGFTTSPRFSRSSPYPSDVAKMVDAPILHVNGDDPESVVHVARIATEYRQQFGSDVVIDMFCYRRFGHNEGDEPSFTQPLMYRAIAGHPTTREIYAKRLVDEGTMTQEEADKMSADFRHSLELEFEAATSYKPNKADWLEGKWAGFEVASGDERRGETAVKIETLKEIGSKLAHYPEGFHIHPKLVRQLEAKRRMFETGEGIDWATGEALAFGALLIEGNPVRLSGQDSGRGTFSQRHAILVDQVTEDRYVPLADLKPDQAKFEVIDSPLSEAGVLGFEYGYTLAEPNALVLWEAQFGDFANGAQMIIDQFIACGEIKWLRMSGLVMLLPHGYEGAGPEHSSARLERYLQLCGEDNMQVVNITTPANYFHALRRQLRRAFRKPLIVMAPKSLLRHKLAVSKLAEMQTGTTFHRVLWDDAQQLPDEKIKRVVLCSGKIYFDLFEERAKRGIKDVYLMRVEQLYPFPFNVMAKELKRFPKAEIVWCQEEPQNTGAWNFIDRRIEESMATAGSKSKRVRYVGRPEAAATATGLLRRHNREQAKIVGEALTVD, encoded by the coding sequence ATGGCCGCTCCAAGCGAACCGACCTTCCTTAACGGCGCCAACGCGCCCTTCATCGCCGAGCTCTACTACCGCTACCTGGAGAATCCAGGTGCGGTCGATCCGAGCTGGCAGGAGTTCTTCCGGGGCTTGAGCGACGAGAAGGGCGCGGTCGAGGGCGATCTCCAGGGCGCCAGCTGGCGGCCGCGCACCGAGCGGATCATCAACGGCAGGGCGCAGCAGGAGGCGGGCGTGATCGGCGCCGGCGCCAGCGAGGCCGAGATCCGCCGGGCGGCCCTCGACACCGTGCGCGGCCGCCTGATCGTGCGGGCGCACCGGGAGCGCGGGCATTTCCTCGCCAATCTCGACCCCTTGGGGCTGGAGAAGCCGACCCCGCACCCCGAGCTGGAACCCTCGACCTACGGCTTCGGGCCGGAAGACATGGACCGGCGGATCTTCATCGGCGGTCCGCTCGGCATCGAGGTCGGCACCGTGGCGGAGATCTTCGCCGCTGGCCGGGCCACCTATTGCGGCCATGTCGGCGTGGAATACATGCACATCACCGACCCCGCTCGCCGCAACTGGATCCAGGACCGCATCGAGGGCGAGCGCAACCACACCGATTTCACCTCCAGGGGCAAGCGGGCGATCCTGGAGCGGCTGACCGCGGCCGAGATGTTCGAGAAGTTCCTCGGCATCAAATATGTCGGCACCAAGCGCTTCGGGCTCGACGGCGCCGAGAGCCTGATCCCGGCGCTCGAGCAGATCCTCAAGCGCGGCAGCCAGCTCGGTCTCAGAGAGGTGGTGCTCGGCATGCCGCATCGCGGCCGCTTGAACGTGCTCACCAACTTCATGAAGAAGCCGTTCAAGGCGCTGTTTTCGGAATTCCAGGGCAACCCGGCCACGCCCGAGGAGGTGCAGGGTTCTGGCGACGTCAAATACCATCTCGGCACCTCGTCGGACCGGGAGTTCGACGGCAACACCGTGCACCTCTCCTTGACCGCCAATCCCTCGCATCTGGAGGCGGTCAACCCGGTGGTCGAGGGCAAGGTCAGGGCCAAGCAGCAGCAATTGGGCGACAGCGAGCGGAAGGCGGTGATGCCGCTCCTGATGCACGGCGATGCCGCCTTCGCCGGCCAGGGTCTGGTGCCGGAGACCATCGGGCTCTCCGAGCTGCGCGGCTACAAAACCGGCGGCACCATGCACTTCATCGTCAACAACCAGATCGGCTTCACCACCTCGCCCCGCTTCTCGCGCTCTTCCCCCTACCCTTCCGATGTGGCGAAGATGGTCGATGCGCCGATTCTCCACGTGAACGGCGATGATCCGGAATCTGTCGTCCATGTCGCCCGCATCGCCACCGAGTATCGCCAGCAATTCGGCTCCGATGTGGTCATCGACATGTTCTGCTATCGCCGCTTCGGCCACAACGAGGGCGACGAGCCCTCCTTCACCCAGCCTCTGATGTACCGGGCGATCGCGGGTCACCCGACCACGCGCGAGATCTACGCCAAGCGGCTGGTCGATGAAGGCACCATGACCCAGGAGGAGGCGGACAAGATGTCCGCCGACTTCCGCCACTCCCTCGAGCTCGAATTCGAGGCCGCCACCAGCTACAAACCCAACAAGGCCGATTGGCTCGAGGGCAAGTGGGCGGGCTTCGAGGTCGCCTCGGGCGACGAGCGCCGCGGCGAGACCGCGGTCAAGATCGAGACCCTGAAGGAGATCGGCAGCAAGCTCGCGCACTATCCCGAAGGCTTCCACATCCACCCGAAGCTGGTGCGCCAGCTCGAGGCGAAGCGGCGCATGTTCGAGACCGGCGAAGGGATCGACTGGGCGACCGGCGAAGCCTTGGCCTTCGGTGCGCTCCTCATCGAAGGCAATCCGGTCCGGCTCTCGGGCCAGGATTCCGGCCGCGGCACCTTCAGCCAGCGCCACGCCATCCTCGTCGACCAGGTGACCGAGGACCGCTACGTGCCGCTCGCCGATCTCAAGCCGGACCAGGCGAAGTTCGAGGTCATCGACAGCCCGCTCTCGGAAGCGGGCGTGCTCGGCTTCGAATACGGCTACACCCTGGCCGAGCCCAACGCGCTCGTCCTCTGGGAGGCGCAGTTCGGCGACTTCGCCAATGGCGCGCAGATGATCATCGATCAGTTCATCGCCTGCGGCGAGATCAAGTGGCTGCGCATGTCGGGCCTGGTCATGCTGTTGCCGCACGGCTATGAGGGCGCCGGGCCCGAGCACTCCTCGGCCCGGCTCGAGCGCTATCTGCAGCTCTGCGGCGAGGACAACATGCAAGTGGTGAATATCACCACCCCCGCCAACTATTTCCATGCGCTCCGCCGCCAGCTTCGCCGCGCGTTCCGCAAGCCGCTCATCGTGATGGCGCCGAAGTCGCTCTTGCGGCACAAGCTCGCGGTCTCGAAGCTGGCCGAGATGCAGACCGGCACCACCTTCCACCGGGTGCTCTGGGACGACGCGCAGCAGCTACCCGACGAGAAGATCAAGCGGGTGGTCCTGTGCTCGGGCAAGATCTACTTCGATCTCTTTGAAGAGCGGGCGAAGCGCGGCATCAAGGACGTATACCTGATGCGCGTCGAACAGCTCTATCCGTTCCCGTTCAACGTCATGGCGAAGGAGCTGAAGCGCTTCCCGAAGGCGGAGATCGTCTGGTGCCAGGAGGAGCCGCAGAATACCGGCGCCTGGAACTTCATCGACCGCCGCATCGAGGAGTCGATGGCGACCGCCGGCTCGAAGTCGAAGCGCGTGCGCTATGTCGGCCGGCCGGAAGCGGCGGCGACCGCGACCGGGCTCTTGCGCCGGCACAATCGCGAGCAAGCGAAAATCGTCGGCGAAGCGCTGACCGTGGATTGA
- the odhB gene encoding 2-oxoglutarate dehydrogenase complex dihydrolipoyllysine-residue succinyltransferase yields the protein MASEIRVPALGESVSEATVAKWLKGVGDAVAQDEPLVELETDKVTLEVNAASAGTLAEIAAPVGSNVAVGGLLGSIADGGGAGAAKPAAAARQAAAAAPAKPAAPPRPAQQAPAQQSLSPAVRKLAEETKLDVSKLPGTGKDGRVTKGDVLTALEKPQPSPPAAPAGPHAPRALGAREERVRMTRLRKRIAERLKAAQNTAAMLSTFNEADMSRVMAIRESHKEAFDKRHGVKLGFMSFFVKACIAGLKEIPAVNGEIDGDDIIYKNHYDIGVAVGTEQGLVVPVVRDADQLGFAGIEKAINELGRKARDGKLTLEDLTGGTFTISNGGIYGSLLSTPILNPPQSAILGMHKIQKRPMAVGDTVEVRPMMYLALSYDHRIIDGREAVMFLVHVKEAIENPGRLLLEI from the coding sequence ATGGCGAGCGAGATCAGGGTTCCGGCCCTCGGCGAGTCCGTGAGCGAGGCGACCGTCGCCAAATGGCTGAAGGGAGTGGGCGATGCCGTCGCCCAGGACGAGCCTTTGGTCGAGCTCGAGACCGATAAGGTAACCCTCGAGGTGAATGCGGCGAGCGCCGGCACCTTGGCCGAGATCGCCGCACCCGTCGGCAGCAATGTCGCGGTGGGCGGGCTCTTGGGCTCGATCGCCGATGGCGGCGGTGCCGGCGCAGCGAAGCCGGCCGCCGCGGCGAGGCAAGCGGCCGCCGCCGCGCCGGCGAAACCGGCCGCCCCGCCCAGGCCCGCGCAGCAGGCTCCCGCCCAGCAATCGCTCTCGCCCGCGGTGCGCAAGCTCGCCGAGGAGACGAAGCTCGACGTCTCCAAGCTCCCCGGCACCGGCAAGGACGGGCGGGTGACCAAAGGCGATGTGCTGACGGCGCTCGAAAAGCCGCAGCCGAGCCCGCCTGCCGCCCCCGCTGGCCCGCATGCGCCCCGCGCGCTCGGGGCCCGCGAGGAGCGGGTCAGGATGACACGCCTCAGGAAGCGCATCGCCGAGCGGCTCAAGGCTGCACAGAACACCGCCGCCATGCTCTCCACCTTCAACGAGGCGGATATGAGCCGGGTGATGGCGATCCGCGAGTCGCACAAGGAGGCCTTCGACAAGCGCCACGGAGTCAAGCTCGGCTTCATGTCCTTCTTCGTGAAAGCCTGCATCGCCGGGCTCAAGGAGATACCGGCTGTCAATGGCGAGATCGACGGCGACGACATCATCTACAAGAACCACTACGACATCGGTGTCGCCGTCGGCACCGAGCAGGGCTTGGTGGTGCCGGTGGTGCGCGATGCCGACCAGCTCGGCTTCGCCGGCATCGAGAAGGCGATCAACGAGCTCGGCCGCAAGGCGCGGGACGGCAAGCTCACGCTGGAAGACCTCACCGGCGGCACCTTCACCATCTCCAATGGCGGCATCTACGGCTCGCTGCTGTCGACGCCGATCCTGAACCCACCGCAATCGGCCATCCTCGGCATGCACAAGATCCAGAAGCGGCCGATGGCGGTCGGCGACACGGTGGAAGTAAGGCCGATGATGTATCTCGCGCTCAGCTACGACCACCGCATCATCGACGGCCGCGAGGCGGTGATGTTCCTCGTGCACGTGAAGGAGGCGATCGAAAACCCCGGCCGGCTCCTCTTGGAGATCTAG
- a CDS encoding dihydrolipoyl dehydrogenase — translation MTMASAESYDVVVIGSGPGGYVCAIRAAQLGMKVACVEKRERLGGTCLNIGCIPSKALLQSSEKYDEARHSLSEHGVEPGEVRLDLTRMLARKDKVVDQNTKGVEFLFKKNKVAWIAGAARIKAAGTVEVALAAGGSQTLAAKHIIIATGSDVMPLPGIAIDEKQIVSSTGALTLAKVPKSMVVIGGGYIGLEMGSVWRRLGSEVTVVEFLDRIVPGMDGEIGKQFQRILGRQGMTFKLSTKVTQAKANKKGVSLTLEPAAGGNAESMEAEVVLVAVGRRPYIEGLGLKEAGVALDEKGRIKTDPHFTTSVPGIYAIGDVIAGAMLAHKAEDEGVALAELLAGQAGHVNYEAIPGIVYTWPEVAAVGKTEEELKNAGTAYKVGKFPFTANARARANANTDGFVKILADAKTDRVLGVHILGPDAGTLIHECVIAIEFGGSAEDIARTCHGHPTLNEAVKEAALAVDGRTIHL, via the coding sequence ATGACGATGGCAAGCGCGGAATCCTACGACGTCGTCGTCATCGGCAGCGGGCCCGGCGGCTATGTCTGCGCCATCCGCGCCGCCCAGCTCGGCATGAAGGTCGCTTGCGTGGAGAAGCGCGAGCGCTTGGGCGGCACCTGCCTCAACATCGGCTGCATCCCTTCGAAGGCGCTGCTGCAGTCCTCGGAGAAATACGACGAGGCGCGCCATTCGCTCTCCGAGCACGGCGTCGAGCCGGGCGAGGTCAGGCTCGACCTCACCCGGATGCTGGCGCGCAAGGACAAGGTCGTCGACCAGAACACCAAGGGTGTCGAGTTCCTGTTCAAGAAGAACAAGGTCGCCTGGATCGCCGGCGCGGCACGGATCAAGGCGGCAGGCACGGTCGAAGTGGCGCTGGCGGCCGGCGGCAGCCAGACGCTGGCGGCAAAGCACATCATCATCGCCACCGGCTCGGATGTGATGCCATTGCCCGGCATCGCTATCGACGAGAAGCAGATCGTGTCGTCCACCGGGGCGCTCACCTTGGCCAAGGTGCCGAAATCCATGGTGGTGATCGGCGGCGGCTATATCGGCCTGGAGATGGGCTCGGTGTGGCGGCGGCTGGGATCCGAGGTGACGGTGGTGGAGTTCCTCGACCGCATCGTGCCGGGCATGGATGGCGAGATCGGCAAGCAGTTCCAGCGCATCCTCGGGCGCCAGGGCATGACCTTCAAGCTCTCGACCAAGGTGACGCAAGCGAAAGCGAACAAGAAGGGCGTCAGCCTCACCCTCGAGCCCGCCGCCGGCGGCAACGCGGAATCCATGGAAGCCGAGGTGGTGCTGGTGGCGGTGGGCAGGCGGCCTTACATCGAGGGCCTCGGCCTCAAAGAGGCCGGCGTGGCGCTCGACGAGAAGGGCCGCATCAAGACCGATCCGCATTTCACCACCAGCGTGCCGGGCATCTATGCCATCGGCGACGTCATCGCCGGAGCCATGCTGGCGCACAAGGCCGAAGACGAAGGTGTCGCCTTGGCCGAGCTCCTGGCGGGCCAGGCCGGGCACGTGAACTATGAGGCCATCCCCGGCATCGTCTACACCTGGCCGGAGGTGGCCGCGGTCGGCAAGACCGAGGAAGAGCTGAAGAACGCCGGAACCGCCTACAAGGTCGGCAAGTTCCCCTTCACCGCCAATGCCAGGGCGCGGGCCAACGCCAACACCGACGGGTTCGTGAAGATCCTGGCCGACGCCAAGACCGACCGCGTGCTGGGCGTGCACATCCTCGGGCCCGATGCCGGCACCCTCATCCATGAATGCGTCATCGCGATCGAGTTCGGCGGCTCGGCTGAAGACATCGCGCGGACCTGCCACGGCCATCCGACCTTGAACGAGGCGGTCAAGGAAGCGGCGCTCGCCGTCGATGGGCGGACGATTCATCTGTAG
- the ggt gene encoding gamma-glutamyltransferase → MTLLRLLLALFLLLPASAGAQPVTAKKHMVATANPMASEAALSVLRDGGSAVDAAIAAQMVLAAVEPQSSGLGGGSLLMVWDAARKALLFYEGLASAPAAVPAELGRAADGSTIPLKALERSARAVAVPGTPRVLAMAHAAHGKLPWARLFRDGIRLAEDGFPMPPYLHGVLAARPELAEKRSLAVLYFANGKPLAVGATVRNPVLAIALRGLAGEGVGAFYTGRQAEHIVGAIGGSAYPGSITYSDLARYEAKRREPVCATVFQHRICTAPPPVSGGIALLQQLMILERAGYADLAPESAGSAHLFIEAARLSQADRRSWLGDPDQVSIPVAGLIEADYIAARARLIEPGHAIAKVEPGSPARRQGALPVSDPIALPATTHVSVVDDWGNAVSFTTTINLNFGSDILAGGVVLNNALTNFAEKSEVDGKRVANAIAPGKRPITAMAPTIVFGEGDAPLLVVGAGGGARIIDSVALTILGVIVWNMDVATAIEQPRIGGQNREEELEAGTQAASLADALRTMGHTPKILEMNAGVQAIHITANGLEGWADPRRDGVALGD, encoded by the coding sequence ATGACCTTGCTTCGGCTGCTGCTGGCGCTTTTTCTTCTCCTCCCGGCGTCGGCGGGAGCCCAGCCGGTTACCGCGAAGAAGCACATGGTGGCGACCGCCAACCCGATGGCGAGCGAGGCCGCGCTCTCCGTGCTCCGCGACGGCGGCAGCGCCGTCGATGCGGCGATCGCGGCGCAGATGGTTCTGGCGGCGGTGGAGCCGCAATCCTCCGGCTTGGGCGGCGGCTCGCTGCTCATGGTTTGGGACGCCGCTAGGAAGGCGCTGCTTTTCTATGAGGGGCTCGCCAGCGCGCCGGCCGCGGTCCCGGCGGAGCTCGGCCGGGCGGCGGATGGCAGCACCATTCCGCTGAAGGCGCTCGAGCGCAGCGCCCGCGCCGTCGCCGTGCCCGGCACGCCTCGGGTGCTGGCGATGGCGCATGCGGCGCATGGAAAGCTGCCCTGGGCGCGGCTGTTCCGGGACGGCATCCGGCTGGCCGAGGACGGATTTCCGATGCCGCCCTATCTCCACGGCGTCCTGGCGGCCCGGCCGGAGCTGGCGGAGAAGCGCTCCTTGGCGGTGCTCTACTTCGCCAATGGCAAGCCGCTGGCGGTCGGTGCCACCGTCCGCAATCCGGTGCTGGCGATCGCCTTGCGTGGCCTTGCCGGCGAGGGCGTCGGCGCCTTCTATACCGGCCGCCAAGCCGAGCACATCGTCGGCGCCATCGGCGGCTCGGCCTATCCCGGCAGCATCACCTACAGCGATCTGGCGAGATACGAGGCCAAGCGGCGCGAGCCGGTTTGCGCGACCGTCTTCCAGCACCGGATCTGCACGGCGCCGCCTCCGGTCTCCGGCGGCATCGCCTTGCTGCAGCAGCTGATGATCCTGGAGCGCGCCGGCTATGCCGATCTTGCCCCGGAGAGCGCCGGCTCCGCGCATCTCTTCATCGAGGCGGCAAGGCTGTCGCAAGCCGATCGGCGAAGCTGGCTCGGCGATCCGGACCAGGTGTCGATCCCGGTGGCCGGCCTGATCGAGGCGGACTATATCGCCGCGCGCGCCCGGCTCATCGAGCCCGGACACGCAATCGCCAAGGTCGAGCCGGGGTCACCGGCAAGACGCCAAGGGGCCTTGCCCGTCTCCGATCCGATCGCGCTGCCCGCCACCACCCATGTCTCGGTGGTCGACGATTGGGGCAACGCCGTCTCTTTCACCACCACGATCAACCTCAACTTCGGCTCGGACATCTTGGCCGGCGGCGTGGTCTTGAACAACGCGCTCACCAACTTCGCCGAGAAGAGCGAGGTGGACGGCAAGCGCGTCGCCAACGCGATTGCGCCGGGGAAGCGGCCGATCACCGCCATGGCACCCACCATCGTCTTCGGCGAAGGCGACGCGCCGCTCCTGGTCGTGGGTGCGGGCGGCGGCGCCCGGATCATCGATTCGGTGGCGCTCACCATCCTCGGCGTCATCGTCTGGAACATGGACGTCGCCACCGCGATCGAGCAGCCGCGCATCGGCGGGCAGAACCGCGAGGAGGAGTTGGAGGCCGGCACGCAGGCGGCATCTCTGGCGGACGCACTCCGCACGATGGGGCACACGCCCAAGATCCTGGAGATGAATGCCGGCGTGCAGGCGATCCACATCACCGCCAACGGCCTCGAAGGCTGGGCCGATCCCCGGCGCGACGGCGTGGCGCTCGGCGATTAG